The Tenrec ecaudatus isolate mTenEca1 chromosome 9, mTenEca1.hap1, whole genome shotgun sequence genome window below encodes:
- the LOC142456248 gene encoding LOW QUALITY PROTEIN: taste receptor type 2 member 41-like (The sequence of the model RefSeq protein was modified relative to this genomic sequence to represent the inferred CDS: inserted 1 base in 1 codon) produces the protein MQPALSAFFKLLFVLLCLLGTAANGFLVLGAEWRRRRGRLAPXDLVLLSLGAARFCLQWLGLANNFHAALCGARYYTGAARQLFGLHWDFLNTATFWLGTWLSVLFCAKIASFGCPAFLWLKWRLPALVHWLLLGSLAVSTLVTLLFFWGNRLMYQGYLMGALVGNQTYREWAHWLEIHYFLPLKLASLSVPGSLSLAAMALLLTSLRRHRPALQDPLARPLVRKLSALVSFLGLYARFFLSLVIDAAGFVSVESDWYWPWQIVIYLCTSLHPFVLILGSPKLRAACRRPLPRPRGLRGT, from the exons ATGCAGCCGGCGCTCTCCGCCTTCTTCAAGCTACTCTTCGTGTTGCTGTGTCTGCTGGGCACCGCGGCCAACGGCTTCCTGGTGCTGGGGGCcgagtggcggcggcggcggggccggCTGGCGC CCGACCTGGTGCTGCTCAGCCTGGGCGCGGCGCGCTTCTGCCTGCAGTGGCTGGGCCTGGCCAACAACTTCCACGCGGCGCTGTGCGGGGCGCGGTACTACACCGGCGCGGCGCGCCAGCTCTTCGGCCTGCACTGGGACTTCCTCAACACGGCCACCTTCTGGCTGGGCACCTGGCTCAGCGTGCTCTTCTGCGCCAAGATCGCCAGCTTCGGCTGCCCCGCCTTCCTGTGGCTCAAGTGGCGGCTGCCGGCCCTGGTGCACTGGCTGCTGCTCGGCTCCCTGGCCGTGTCCACCCTggtcaccctgctcttcttctgggGGAACCGCCTCATGTACCAGGGGTACCTGATGGGGGCCCTCGTGGGGAACCAGACCTACCGGGAGTGGGCGCACTGGCTGGAGATCCACTATTTCCTGCCCCTGAAGCTGGCCTCACTCTCTGTGCCCGGCTCGCTGTCCCTGGCCGCCATGGCGCTGCTCCTCACCTCCCTGCGCAGACACAGGCCCGCCCTGCAGGACCCGCTCGCCCGGCCACTCGTGCGCAAGCTCTCTGCCCTTGTCTCCTTCCTCGGCCTCTACGCGCGGTTCTTCTTGTCCCTCGTCATCGACGCGGCTGGCTTCGTCTCGGTGGAGAGCGACTGGTACTGGCCGTGGCAGATAGTCATCTACCTGTGCACCTCGCTGCACCCCTTCGTCCTCATTCTGGGCAGCCCCAAGCTCCGCGCAGCCTGCAGGCGGCCGCTACCGCGGCCCAGGGGCCTCCGAGGTACCTAG